The following proteins are co-located in the Desulfomonilaceae bacterium genome:
- a CDS encoding SH3 domain-containing protein encodes MALQIIFSILQVACIVSLVVLWRMWIKKKLASSFLIEDEDRLLFPFRYLSWIIGGVVLVTALAQTHFLWVSIKETRDNSKIKALYTKVEEQGHSIDETKRIVEKLGRDVELNFKALKVFGKDQLTQMRTNKLTSDLRLRHNEPVPKESAPQKANTIKSASLQNAFAQEAKASSASTSVPDSQKNNDHPTDSSSMRLTRKAKAIADNLRVRKQPSEDAQIVDKLMSGQVIKVTEKKVAGDKVWFRIITPSGKAGWVDYSYVKLEGAV; translated from the coding sequence ATGGCGCTACAAATCATATTCTCGATACTACAGGTAGCTTGCATTGTAAGCTTGGTCGTGCTTTGGCGAATGTGGATCAAAAAGAAACTTGCTTCATCTTTTCTCATTGAAGATGAAGATAGACTGCTTTTCCCGTTTCGCTATCTTTCGTGGATCATCGGAGGCGTGGTTCTGGTCACCGCTCTGGCCCAAACCCACTTCCTCTGGGTGTCGATAAAGGAAACCAGGGACAACTCCAAGATTAAGGCTCTCTATACCAAGGTAGAGGAGCAGGGCCATTCGATAGACGAAACAAAAAGAATAGTTGAAAAGCTGGGAAGAGATGTGGAGCTTAATTTCAAGGCTCTAAAGGTGTTTGGGAAAGACCAGTTGACTCAAATGAGAACCAACAAACTCACCAGTGACCTCAGGTTGCGACATAATGAGCCCGTTCCGAAAGAATCGGCTCCGCAAAAAGCAAACACTATTAAATCCGCTTCGCTCCAAAACGCTTTTGCTCAGGAAGCCAAGGCTTCGTCCGCTTCCACGTCAGTCCCGGACTCCCAAAAGAATAATGACCACCCGACGGACTCATCTTCGATGAGATTGACCCGCAAGGCCAAGGCTATCGCGGACAACCTCAGGGTTAGGAAACAGCCCAGCGAAGACGCTCAGATTGTTGATAAACTCATGTCAGGACAAGTTATTAAGGTCACAGAGAAAAAAGTGGCAGGAGACAAAGTCTGGTTCAGGATCATCACGCCCTCCGGCAAAGCCGGTTGGGTTGATTACAGCTACGTAAAGCTGGAGGGCGCAGTTTAG